One Cryptosporangium phraense DNA segment encodes these proteins:
- a CDS encoding MarR family winged helix-turn-helix transcriptional regulator, whose protein sequence is MTTDAPVPLDPSEEAFVRAFGRAILTVPRVFDADLLREQGMSLSEYSALMQLSEAPNRRLRMTELAARCALSLSGMSRIVSRLEGTGAVERVRACDDGRGWTAVLTDAGLARLETAWPTHLASVRRHLLAHVTPEDLPAFAAAAERFAGGDAAARAATDPCATPGDACAGPTAETGPCDGPPAVQVCLEAESDC, encoded by the coding sequence GTGACGACCGACGCGCCCGTGCCGCTCGACCCGTCCGAGGAGGCGTTCGTCCGCGCCTTCGGCCGGGCGATCCTCACGGTCCCGCGCGTGTTCGACGCCGACCTGCTGCGTGAGCAGGGCATGTCACTGAGCGAGTACTCGGCGCTCATGCAGCTGTCGGAGGCCCCGAACCGGCGGCTCCGGATGACCGAGCTGGCCGCCCGCTGCGCGCTCTCGCTGAGCGGGATGTCCCGCATCGTGTCGCGGCTCGAGGGCACCGGGGCGGTCGAGCGGGTACGAGCCTGCGACGACGGCCGCGGCTGGACCGCCGTGCTCACCGACGCCGGCCTGGCCCGTCTCGAGACCGCCTGGCCCACCCACCTGGCGAGCGTCCGTCGTCATCTGCTCGCGCACGTGACGCCCGAGGACCTGCCGGCCTTCGCCGCCGCCGCCGAACGCTTCGCCGGCGGCGACGCCGCCGCCCGCGCCGCCACCGACCCGTGCGCCACGCCGGGCGACGCGTGCGCCGGCCCAACCGCCGAGACCGGCCCGTGCGACGGCCCTCCGGCCGTCCAGGTCTGCCTCGAGGCCGAATCCGACTGCTGA
- a CDS encoding MMPL family transporter has protein sequence MKIADRYGPWVTVAAWRDSLPTPPDEDLQVVYHRDGGVTASDRAAAERHLRTLTAEFASGPPQSVDPPGGSPRSVQISTDGTAMVVRVPVGRPGGDAVPKARALVADHPAGLTVAVTGPAALGADLDAVFDGIDGTLLLITGLVVAALLVLLGRRVFWPRIPVFGHSGPEPRRWAALGRGLARRPLVATVGATVLLEVLAAGLASSERRTASRETPRVTLLEHSERTSMCVL, from the coding sequence GTGAAGATCGCCGACCGCTACGGTCCGTGGGTCACGGTCGCCGCCTGGAGGGACAGCCTGCCGACGCCTCCGGACGAGGACCTCCAGGTGGTGTACCACCGGGACGGCGGGGTCACGGCGTCCGACCGGGCGGCCGCCGAGCGGCACCTCCGCACTCTGACCGCCGAGTTCGCCAGCGGCCCGCCGCAGAGCGTCGACCCGCCGGGCGGCTCGCCGCGGAGCGTCCAGATCTCGACAGACGGAACCGCGATGGTGGTGCGCGTTCCGGTCGGCCGGCCGGGCGGAGACGCGGTGCCGAAGGCCCGCGCGTTGGTGGCCGACCATCCGGCCGGTCTGACCGTCGCGGTCACCGGACCGGCTGCGCTCGGCGCCGACCTCGACGCGGTGTTCGACGGGATCGACGGGACGTTGCTGCTGATCACCGGTCTCGTGGTGGCGGCGCTGCTGGTGCTGCTCGGACGCCGGGTGTTCTGGCCGCGCATCCCGGTCTTCGGCCACTCCGGGCCGGAGCCGCGTCGGTGGGCCGCGCTCGGCCGGGGGCTGGCACGGCGCCCGCTCGTGGCCACCGTCGGGGCGACCGTGCTGCTCGAGGTGCTGGCGGCCGGCCTGGCGAGCTCCGAGCGGCGGACGGCCTCACGGGAGACGCCGCGGGTCACCCTACTGGAACACTCCGAACGAACATCGATGTGCGTTTTGTAG
- a CDS encoding NADP-dependent oxidoreductase has protein sequence MFAQVISRYGDHDVLEYTEIPTPTPGPGEIRIRVAYVALNAIEWKIRSGLLADILPQNFPVILGNEISGIVDHVGDGDHDFRVGDRVAGFVRGGGDAEYVLTTPNRVAIVPDELPLRNAVTIPQGVETARRALAELAVSAGETVLVNGAAGAVGSAAVQLLAGSGTKVVGTARPENHAYLRRLGATPIEYGDAMLDQLATVAPDGVDRALDCGGRGFVRRILPLVPANRILTVVDLDAPALGVPITMGPGPLELFADSFRDVLPRAAANEFATEIAAEFPLRELAEAQKMNEHGHFRGKIIVRVGAPDQ, from the coding sequence ATGTTCGCTCAAGTCATTTCCCGCTACGGCGATCACGACGTCCTCGAATACACCGAGATCCCCACCCCCACACCCGGCCCCGGCGAAATCCGCATCCGCGTCGCCTACGTGGCTCTCAATGCCATCGAATGGAAGATCCGTTCCGGCCTCCTGGCCGACATCCTCCCCCAGAACTTCCCGGTGATTCTCGGGAACGAGATCTCCGGAATCGTCGACCACGTCGGAGACGGCGACCACGACTTCCGCGTCGGCGACCGGGTGGCCGGGTTCGTGCGCGGCGGCGGCGACGCCGAGTACGTGCTCACCACGCCGAATCGGGTCGCGATCGTGCCCGACGAATTACCGCTGCGGAACGCCGTGACGATCCCGCAGGGCGTCGAGACGGCTCGCCGGGCGTTGGCCGAGCTCGCCGTCAGCGCAGGGGAAACAGTGCTGGTCAACGGGGCCGCCGGCGCGGTGGGCAGCGCCGCCGTCCAGCTCCTCGCCGGGTCCGGAACGAAAGTCGTCGGCACCGCGCGGCCGGAGAACCACGCCTACCTCCGCCGGCTCGGCGCGACCCCGATCGAATACGGCGACGCGATGCTCGACCAGCTCGCCACCGTCGCTCCGGACGGCGTCGATCGGGCGCTCGACTGCGGTGGCCGCGGATTCGTCCGCCGGATCCTTCCGCTGGTCCCGGCCAACAGAATCCTCACCGTCGTGGATCTCGACGCCCCGGCACTGGGCGTCCCGATCACGATGGGGCCGGGCCCGCTCGAATTGTTCGCCGACTCGTTCCGCGACGTACTCCCTCGGGCCGCCGCGAACGAATTCGCCACGGAGATCGCCGCCGAATTTCCGCTCCGCGAACTCGCCGAGGCCCAGAAAATGAATGAGCACGGCCACTTCCGCGGCAAGATCATCGTCCGGGTCGGCGCGCCCGATCAATAG
- a CDS encoding winged helix-turn-helix transcriptional regulator, which produces MDTVGGRWPLLVLAHLDGGPRRYRELEQVLTGISQRMLTLTLHRLGEDGLISRASFAEMPPRVEYSLTPLGKSLLDAAAGLVRWVSDHHSAIDRARRPGR; this is translated from the coding sequence CTGGACACGGTCGGAGGCCGGTGGCCCCTGCTCGTGCTCGCGCATCTGGACGGCGGCCCGCGTCGGTACCGCGAGCTGGAGCAGGTGCTGACCGGGATCTCGCAGCGCATGCTCACGCTCACGTTGCACCGGCTGGGGGAGGACGGCCTGATCAGCCGGGCCTCGTTCGCCGAGATGCCGCCGCGGGTCGAGTACTCCCTGACGCCGCTGGGAAAGTCGCTTCTCGACGCGGCGGCCGGGCTGGTGCGCTGGGTGTCCGACCACCATTCGGCTATTGATCGGGCGCGCCGACCCGGACGATGA
- a CDS encoding catalase, with translation MTKPTTTDAGIPVASDEHSLTVGPNGPLLLQDHYLIEQMANFNRERIPERQPHAKGGGAFGSFEVTQDVSAFTRAAVFQPGASTDVLIRFSTVAGERGSPDTWRDPRGFAVKFYTSEGNLDIVGNNTPVFFVRDPMKFQHFIRSQKRRVDNNLRDHDMQWDFWTLSPESAHQVTWLMGDRGIPRTWRHMNGYSSHTYMWINAAGEKFWVKYHFKTDQGVECFTQDEADQMAAIDTDYHQRDLFEHIRDGEFPSWTLKMQIMPFEDAKTYRFNPFDLTKVWPHADYPLQGVGRLTLNRNVSDYHTEMEQAAFEPNNVVAGTGLSPDKMLLARGFSYSDAHRARLGVNYRQIPVNSPHVETHAYSKDGAMRIHNSKDPIYAPNSYGGPAADPALTDDGGTWYADGDLVRSAYTLRPEDDDWGQAGTMVRDVLSDDERARLVDNIVGHLLNGVSEPVLVRAFEYWHNVDKGLGDRVEAGVRAKQSEKDPKAADQGNPARSSAQAKA, from the coding sequence ATGACCAAGCCCACCACTACGGACGCGGGGATTCCCGTCGCCAGCGACGAGCATTCGCTGACGGTCGGGCCCAACGGTCCGCTGCTGCTCCAGGACCACTACCTGATCGAGCAGATGGCGAACTTCAACCGGGAACGCATTCCGGAGCGCCAGCCCCACGCCAAGGGCGGCGGGGCGTTCGGGTCGTTCGAGGTGACGCAGGACGTCAGCGCGTTCACCCGGGCCGCGGTGTTCCAGCCCGGCGCGTCGACCGACGTCCTGATCCGGTTCTCGACGGTCGCGGGAGAGCGGGGCAGCCCCGACACCTGGCGCGACCCGCGCGGGTTCGCGGTGAAGTTCTACACCAGCGAGGGCAACCTCGACATCGTCGGCAACAACACGCCGGTGTTCTTCGTCCGCGACCCGATGAAGTTCCAGCACTTCATCCGCTCGCAGAAGCGCCGGGTCGACAACAACCTGCGCGACCACGACATGCAGTGGGACTTCTGGACGCTGTCGCCGGAGTCGGCCCACCAGGTGACCTGGCTGATGGGGGACCGGGGCATCCCGCGGACCTGGCGCCACATGAACGGCTACTCCAGCCACACGTACATGTGGATCAACGCGGCCGGCGAGAAGTTCTGGGTGAAGTACCACTTCAAGACCGACCAGGGCGTGGAGTGCTTCACGCAGGACGAGGCTGACCAGATGGCCGCGATCGACACCGACTACCACCAGCGTGACCTGTTCGAGCACATCCGGGACGGGGAGTTCCCGAGCTGGACGCTGAAGATGCAGATCATGCCGTTCGAGGACGCGAAGACCTACCGGTTCAACCCGTTCGACCTCACGAAGGTGTGGCCGCACGCCGACTACCCCCTGCAGGGCGTCGGCCGTCTCACCCTCAACCGCAACGTGAGTGACTACCACACGGAAATGGAGCAGGCCGCGTTCGAGCCGAACAACGTCGTGGCCGGCACCGGGCTCTCGCCGGACAAGATGCTGCTCGCCCGGGGCTTCAGCTACTCCGACGCCCACCGGGCTCGGTTGGGCGTCAACTACCGGCAGATCCCGGTGAACTCGCCTCACGTCGAGACGCACGCGTACTCGAAGGACGGCGCGATGCGGATCCACAACAGCAAGGATCCGATCTACGCGCCGAACTCCTACGGCGGCCCGGCCGCCGACCCGGCCCTGACCGACGACGGCGGCACCTGGTACGCCGACGGCGACCTCGTGCGCAGCGCGTACACGCTGCGCCCGGAGGACGACGACTGGGGCCAGGCCGGGACGATGGTCCGGGACGTGCTGTCGGACGACGAGCGGGCGCGGCTGGTGGACAACATCGTCGGCCACCTGCTCAACGGGGTGAGCGAGCCGGTGCTGGTGCGCGCGTTCGAGTACTGGCACAACGTCGACAAGGGCCTGGGAGACCGGGTCGAGGCCGGCGTGCGGGCCAAGCAGTCGGAGAAGGACCCGAAGGCGGCGGACCAGGGCAACCCGGCCCGGTCCAGCGCCCAGGCCAAGGCGTAA
- a CDS encoding NADPH-dependent FMN reductase, giving the protein MTRIGIILGSTRPNRNGEQVAKWVLDIASQRGDAEYELVDLRDFPLPHLDEPIPPSAGQYQNDHTKEWAAKIASFDGYVFVTPEYNHSVSGVLKNAIDYLYAEWNNKAAGVVSYGAVGGARAAEQLRLILGELQIADVRQQVTVSLLTEFENFSVFKPTDYLAQALGTLLDQTVAWSNALEAVRTPAAVGA; this is encoded by the coding sequence ATGACCCGTATCGGGATCATCCTGGGCAGCACCCGTCCCAACCGCAACGGCGAGCAGGTCGCCAAGTGGGTGCTCGACATCGCCTCGCAGCGTGGGGACGCCGAGTACGAGCTGGTCGATCTGCGTGACTTCCCGCTGCCGCACCTCGACGAGCCCATCCCGCCGTCGGCCGGGCAGTACCAGAACGACCACACCAAGGAGTGGGCCGCGAAGATCGCGTCGTTCGACGGCTACGTCTTCGTCACTCCGGAGTACAACCACAGCGTCTCGGGCGTCCTGAAGAACGCGATCGACTACCTCTACGCGGAGTGGAACAACAAGGCCGCCGGCGTCGTGTCCTACGGCGCGGTCGGTGGTGCGCGCGCGGCCGAGCAGCTGCGGCTCATCCTCGGCGAGCTCCAGATCGCCGACGTCCGCCAGCAGGTGACGGTCTCGCTGCTCACCGAGTTCGAGAACTTCAGCGTGTTCAAGCCGACCGACTACCTGGCCCAGGCGCTGGGCACCCTGCTCGACCAGACGGTGGCCTGGAGCAACGCGCTCGAGGCGGTCCGCACGCCGGCCGCGGTCGGAGCCTGA